One genomic region from Maridesulfovibrio frigidus DSM 17176 encodes:
- a CDS encoding efflux RND transporter permease subunit codes for MNVTEVFIKRPVMTTLVVIAMVFFGIVGYFKLPVSYLPAVEFPTLQVTATLPGGSPSTMASSVATPLEKEFTSMPGLRTMSSVNSLGQTLVTLQFDLDRNIDGAASDTQAAISRASGNLPSDLPQPPYYEKVNPADDPVLYMALWSDSMPIYKVNEYVTTFLTDSISMVSGVSKVVVYGESKLAVRVRVNPEKLAACGIDIDTVRQAVAEQNVKEPVGTLDNKLQSVTIEATGQLKTAEQFLPMIFESEDGRTVRLSDIGTVENSIKADKTGSWVNGKRAVIIAIQKQPGSNTIAVCETILSMLPTIRQQIPAGIDMNVLYDRSIPIKEAVDDVQETLLLAVFFVICVIFFFLKNISATLIAAIAVPVSIIFTFAIMFVLGYSLDTLSLLALTLSVGFVVDDAVVMIENVVRHLEMGKKPYEAALEGAKEITFTIVSMTLSLSVVFIPLMYMSGIIGRILHEFAMTITVAILASGVVSLTLTPMLASRLLKPGSKINEPDKFNDFLLRNYERSLHFVMRHRRMTMGVAGLILLATIHFFMVIPKGFLPTDDMSYCQGFAQAKQGISYESMKKHIRALEPILAVDENIKHVIIVAGVPVLNQGFIFPMLVPPKEREMTADEVARSLMQKLNNDPGIVTWIQNPPMIRLTAKTSKNLYQYTIQAPDQMELFAIAPKFEQALHSIPFLTGVNSDLLDNNPELWVKIDRDKASYYGVTAHDIENTLNSAYSERKVSTIYGDTDQYWVILEVLPFHKKDPRNLMKLHVKSKNGKLVRLDNIASFEEKPGPLQVNHTGMLPSVTYSFNIAPGFSLSDATTAINGLALELLPDTVVSNFEGTADEFQKSMSSVFFLLMIAIFIIFIILGILYESWIQPITIISGLPSAAIGGLLTLTLFGKDLDLFGVVGVIMLIGIVKKNAIMVVDFALEAEEKDNLTPEQAAIKGSLERFRPIMMTTIAAIAGAMPIALGLGAGAQARQPMGLAIVGGLILSQVVTLYLTPVFYTYMDTFQKFLYERGRAKRDLLGIPHKHDR; via the coding sequence ATGAATGTAACAGAGGTATTTATTAAACGACCAGTTATGACCACTCTTGTGGTTATAGCAATGGTATTTTTCGGTATCGTCGGCTATTTTAAACTGCCTGTAAGTTACCTTCCGGCTGTTGAATTCCCGACGCTTCAGGTCACGGCGACTCTCCCCGGTGGTAGTCCGTCTACAATGGCGTCATCTGTTGCCACGCCACTTGAAAAAGAATTTACGTCCATGCCGGGACTACGCACAATGAGTTCCGTAAACTCACTTGGGCAGACTCTCGTAACCTTACAGTTCGATCTGGACCGTAACATTGACGGGGCCGCGTCTGACACTCAGGCAGCTATCTCCCGTGCTAGCGGAAATCTGCCTTCCGACCTCCCGCAACCGCCCTACTATGAAAAGGTAAACCCTGCTGACGACCCTGTTCTATACATGGCGCTTTGGTCTGACTCTATGCCTATCTACAAGGTTAATGAGTACGTCACGACATTTCTTACCGACTCCATCTCTATGGTCAGCGGTGTTTCAAAAGTTGTCGTATATGGTGAATCCAAGCTTGCGGTAAGGGTTCGTGTTAACCCCGAAAAACTTGCAGCATGTGGCATTGATATTGACACCGTCCGTCAGGCTGTCGCGGAACAGAATGTTAAAGAGCCTGTAGGTACTCTGGATAACAAGCTGCAATCTGTTACCATTGAAGCTACCGGCCAGCTCAAAACAGCTGAGCAGTTTCTACCGATGATTTTCGAATCTGAAGATGGTAGGACAGTGCGCCTATCTGACATTGGAACAGTCGAAAACTCAATTAAAGCCGACAAAACAGGATCATGGGTCAACGGTAAACGCGCAGTTATCATCGCAATTCAAAAACAGCCGGGTTCCAATACAATTGCGGTTTGTGAAACAATCCTCAGTATGCTCCCGACTATCCGTCAGCAAATTCCTGCCGGAATCGATATGAACGTTTTATATGACCGTTCAATCCCAATTAAGGAAGCCGTTGATGATGTGCAGGAAACCCTGCTCCTTGCTGTCTTCTTTGTTATATGTGTTATCTTTTTCTTCCTGAAAAATATTTCCGCAACTCTCATTGCCGCAATTGCGGTTCCGGTCTCGATTATTTTCACCTTCGCCATTATGTTTGTGCTGGGTTATTCTCTGGACACCCTTTCGCTACTGGCCTTGACCCTTTCGGTCGGATTCGTGGTGGATGATGCCGTTGTTATGATCGAGAACGTCGTGCGCCATCTGGAAATGGGTAAAAAACCTTATGAGGCGGCTCTCGAGGGCGCAAAAGAAATTACCTTCACCATTGTTTCCATGACGTTGTCATTGTCGGTTGTTTTCATCCCGCTGATGTATATGTCCGGTATCATCGGACGCATTCTGCATGAATTCGCCATGACGATCACAGTCGCCATTCTTGCATCTGGAGTGGTGTCACTAACACTGACTCCCATGCTCGCAAGCCGTCTTCTGAAACCGGGAAGCAAGATTAACGAGCCTGATAAATTTAACGATTTTCTACTACGCAACTACGAACGCTCACTCCATTTTGTAATGCGTCATCGCCGGATGACCATGGGCGTAGCGGGACTGATTCTACTTGCAACCATCCATTTCTTTATGGTTATTCCTAAAGGATTCCTGCCAACCGATGACATGAGTTACTGTCAGGGTTTTGCGCAGGCCAAGCAGGGAATTTCCTACGAGTCCATGAAAAAGCATATTAGAGCTTTGGAGCCTATTCTTGCTGTTGATGAAAATATTAAGCATGTGATTATTGTCGCAGGTGTGCCAGTGCTCAATCAGGGTTTTATTTTCCCTATGCTTGTGCCACCAAAAGAGCGCGAAATGACCGCGGACGAAGTTGCTAGATCTTTGATGCAAAAGCTTAATAATGATCCGGGAATTGTTACATGGATTCAAAATCCGCCCATGATCAGGCTCACAGCTAAAACGTCTAAGAACCTTTATCAGTATACAATTCAAGCACCTGATCAAATGGAGCTGTTCGCCATTGCGCCAAAGTTTGAGCAGGCTCTTCACTCTATTCCATTTTTGACGGGTGTAAACTCAGATCTACTTGATAACAATCCTGAGCTTTGGGTCAAAATTGATAGAGACAAAGCTTCCTATTACGGGGTCACAGCTCACGACATAGAGAACACCCTGAACTCTGCATATTCGGAGCGTAAGGTCTCAACCATTTATGGAGATACGGATCAGTACTGGGTTATTCTCGAAGTGCTTCCATTCCATAAAAAAGATCCGCGCAATCTGATGAAGCTGCATGTTAAAAGCAAAAATGGAAAGCTTGTCCGACTTGATAACATTGCGTCTTTTGAAGAAAAACCCGGCCCTTTGCAGGTTAACCACACAGGCATGCTGCCTTCGGTTACCTACTCATTTAATATAGCCCCCGGTTTTTCATTAAGTGATGCAACAACGGCCATCAATGGGCTGGCATTAGAACTTCTGCCGGATACAGTTGTTTCAAACTTCGAAGGAACTGCCGACGAATTCCAGAAATCCATGAGCAGCGTTTTCTTCCTGCTCATGATTGCGATATTTATCATCTTCATTATTCTCGGTATTCTGTATGAAAGTTGGATTCAGCCGATTACCATTATCTCAGGACTTCCATCAGCTGCAATCGGCGGGCTCTTAACCCTGACCTTATTCGGTAAGGATCTAGATCTTTTCGGAGTGGTAGGGGTTATCATGCTGATTGGTATCGTTAAGAAGAACGCAATCATGGTCGTTGACTTCGCACTGGAAGCTGAGGAAAAAGACAATCTCACACCTGAACAGGCGGCAATTAAAGGATCTCTCGAAAGGTTCAGGCCTATCATGATGACCACAATTGCAGCCATCGCAGGTGCAATGCCGATTGCTCTAGGACTCGGAGCAGGGGCGCAGGCAAGACAGCCAATGGGTCTTGCAATCGTGGGTGGACTTATCCTCTCACAAGTTGTAACGCTTTACCTGACCCCTGTGTTCTACACATACATGGATACCTTCCAGAAGTTCCTCTACGAAAGAGGCAGAGCAAAACGCGATCTTCTCGGAATCCCACATAAGCACGATAGATAA
- the gdhA gene encoding NADP-specific glutamate dehydrogenase, which translates to MDILELVTNRDPNEREFHQAVSEVYDSIKPVLDRNPEYRSASILERIVEPERVIMFRVPWVDDEGDVFVNRGFRVEMNSAIGPYKGGLRFHPSVNLGILKFLAFEQVFKNALTSLPMGGGKGGSDFDPKGKSDNEVMRFCQSFMLELSRHIGPNTDIPAGDIGVGAREIGYLFGMYKKVRNEFTGVLTGKGLNWGGSLIRPEATGYGAVYFAAEMLATKGKTFEGTTSLVSGAGNVAQFAMEKLIELGSKPVTFSDSSGYIYDEKGVDREKLDYLMNLKNVRRGRVSEYADKYSEAVYVPIDHDSDHNPLWDHKADCAFPCATQNEINAKDAANLVANGVTALSEGANMPTTPDGVNIFLDNGLLYGPGKAANAGGVSVSGLEMSQNSMRLGWPREEVDQRLKVIMKNIHKTCMETADQYGTPFNYVNGANIAGFVKVAQAMLDQGIV; encoded by the coding sequence ATGGATATATTGGAGCTGGTAACTAATAGAGACCCTAACGAAAGGGAATTTCATCAGGCTGTGAGCGAGGTTTACGATTCTATCAAGCCTGTGCTTGATCGTAATCCTGAGTATCGTAGTGCAAGTATTCTAGAGCGCATTGTTGAGCCGGAGCGTGTTATAATGTTCCGTGTTCCCTGGGTTGATGATGAGGGTGATGTCTTCGTTAACCGCGGATTCAGAGTCGAGATGAATAGTGCAATCGGTCCATATAAGGGCGGACTTCGTTTTCATCCATCTGTAAATCTAGGTATTTTAAAATTTCTCGCTTTTGAACAGGTATTTAAGAACGCGCTTACTTCACTCCCTATGGGAGGCGGTAAGGGTGGTTCTGACTTTGACCCTAAGGGTAAGTCTGATAACGAAGTTATGCGTTTTTGCCAGAGTTTCATGCTCGAGCTTTCACGTCATATCGGACCTAATACGGATATTCCTGCTGGTGATATTGGCGTTGGCGCCCGTGAAATTGGTTACCTGTTTGGAATGTATAAAAAGGTTCGCAATGAGTTTACCGGAGTTCTTACCGGTAAGGGGTTAAATTGGGGAGGAAGTTTAATTCGCCCTGAGGCTACGGGTTATGGAGCTGTGTATTTTGCTGCGGAAATGCTCGCAACAAAGGGTAAAACTTTTGAAGGTACAACCAGCCTTGTTTCTGGAGCTGGTAATGTTGCCCAATTTGCAATGGAAAAATTGATTGAGCTTGGCAGTAAGCCTGTCACTTTTTCTGATTCATCTGGTTATATATATGATGAAAAGGGCGTTGATCGCGAAAAGCTTGATTATCTCATGAATCTCAAAAATGTTCGTCGTGGGCGCGTCAGTGAATACGCGGATAAATACTCTGAAGCAGTATATGTTCCTATCGATCACGATTCGGACCACAATCCACTATGGGATCATAAAGCTGACTGTGCTTTCCCTTGTGCGACACAGAATGAAATTAATGCTAAGGATGCAGCTAATCTTGTTGCAAACGGTGTGACAGCCCTTTCTGAAGGCGCGAATATGCCGACAACTCCTGATGGTGTTAATATATTCCTTGATAACGGGTTGCTTTACGGTCCCGGTAAGGCTGCCAATGCCGGTGGTGTTTCAGTTTCGGGCTTAGAAATGAGCCAGAACAGTATGCGCCTTGGATGGCCTAGAGAGGAAGTTGACCAGAGACTTAAAGTCATCATGAAAAATATTCACAAAACCTGCATGGAAACTGCAGACCAATACGGAACCCCGTTTAATTACGTAAACGGCGCAAATATAGCCGGTTTTGTAAAAGTTGCTCAGGCAATGCTTGATCAGGGTATTGTATAA
- a CDS encoding PEP/pyruvate-binding domain-containing protein encodes MDTKYMFTGKQTRKFSLYHDLMQVKVREILLISSPYDAWVMEEDSKISERIVSEYRGLNLSSPPRLTWVSNIDEALEVLGCNCFDLVIIMPHLSNMNCFDMGRRIKEKVPGLPVAMLSHRQVGASDIEHMHGVDREFVWSGDAELLVAMVKNLEDMLNVEHDTEAVGIRVIIVVEDSPRYLASFLPILYKELVRQTQALLEEGLNSEHRLLTMRARPKILTASTYEHALELFKKYEPYILGVISDVRFPKEGKLYGRSGIELLKEIKAQRKDIPLLLASNEPDNAERAVLIPAYFVDKNSPDLMSEVRSFVTEHLGFGDFVFRDLDENEISRASSLYSLEKILRNIPQDIFKRHCEKNDFSRWFYARTEIRLANKIRPLKDADFPDVETHRQYLLKLIAARRRRRQQGVLVSFNPKDFDPQTEFLKIGSGSLGGKARGLAFICSMLNRNPWMHEKHSEMKIFAPTTLTIGTSGFDDFMEMNNLSYLASADVDDKEVAQIFSDAFFPGWIEAQLWAYLHEVKYPLSVRSSSLLEDAQYQAYAGLYSTYMISNDHPDLEKRLSQLVDAIKLVWASTYYKAPKSFSQRVNQRTDEEKMAVIIQKVAGQQYGDYFFPAISGVGQSYNYYPFGKMKPEHGVASIALGIGKSVVDGEQCLRFSPRYPKVLPQCPTIADSLKNAQTTFYGLKMDGSEIRTLHDGANLEKLNIADFEEIPPVQMLASTYDVQEGRIRDTASVPGPKVILFAPVLKHKSIPLSSVLKDVLLLAENGMGGPVEIEFCVNMYDDGRKPEFNLLQVRPMSARADLNHVNITDDDLKRAVCISSHALGNSEKNDVEDVLIVRPDVFDIAKSREIALEIAKFNGKLMKNDRKYLLAGPGRWGSADHWLGIPVEWPDISGVSAIVETSVESLKVEPSQGSHFFHNITTLGINYFMVSDKADNKMDWEWFSEQPVVEEGEYVNHIRLPAPLGIKVDGRSSQGVVLPVKGSSEYCLLKDCE; translated from the coding sequence ATGGATACTAAGTATATGTTTACTGGAAAGCAGACTCGTAAATTCAGTCTCTATCATGACCTTATGCAGGTTAAGGTTAGAGAGATACTTTTGATATCCAGTCCTTATGATGCCTGGGTTATGGAAGAAGATAGTAAAATTTCAGAAAGGATTGTCAGTGAGTATCGAGGGCTTAACCTAAGTAGCCCCCCACGGCTGACGTGGGTTTCGAATATTGATGAGGCTCTTGAAGTTTTAGGCTGTAATTGCTTCGACCTCGTAATCATCATGCCACATCTATCTAATATGAATTGTTTTGATATGGGCAGAAGGATCAAAGAAAAAGTTCCGGGGCTTCCGGTTGCAATGCTCAGTCATCGTCAGGTCGGGGCATCTGATATTGAGCATATGCATGGGGTTGATCGTGAATTCGTTTGGTCCGGTGATGCTGAACTGCTGGTCGCAATGGTTAAGAATTTAGAAGATATGCTGAATGTTGAGCATGATACTGAAGCTGTTGGAATTAGAGTAATTATTGTTGTTGAGGATTCGCCTAGATATCTGGCCTCCTTTTTACCTATCCTTTATAAGGAACTTGTCCGGCAGACTCAGGCATTACTTGAGGAGGGGCTAAACTCTGAGCACAGGCTTTTGACCATGCGTGCGCGCCCTAAAATCCTGACTGCAAGCACATACGAGCATGCTTTAGAGCTGTTCAAAAAGTATGAACCATATATTCTTGGCGTTATTTCTGACGTCAGATTCCCCAAAGAAGGCAAGCTTTACGGACGTTCTGGAATAGAGCTTTTGAAGGAAATTAAAGCTCAAAGGAAAGATATTCCATTGCTGCTAGCCAGCAACGAGCCTGATAATGCTGAGCGGGCTGTACTAATTCCAGCGTATTTTGTTGATAAAAACTCACCTGACTTGATGTCGGAAGTTCGAAGTTTCGTTACAGAACATCTTGGGTTCGGGGATTTTGTCTTCCGCGATTTGGATGAAAATGAAATATCCAGAGCATCAAGCTTGTACTCATTAGAGAAAATTCTTCGTAATATTCCACAAGATATTTTTAAACGACACTGTGAAAAGAATGATTTTTCGCGCTGGTTTTATGCAAGAACGGAGATTAGGCTGGCGAATAAAATACGTCCTTTGAAAGATGCGGATTTCCCTGACGTTGAAACGCACCGCCAATATTTACTAAAGCTCATTGCTGCAAGGCGCAGACGCAGGCAGCAGGGCGTTCTTGTTTCGTTTAATCCAAAGGACTTTGATCCGCAGACAGAATTTTTAAAAATCGGTTCGGGATCTCTTGGCGGTAAGGCTCGTGGGTTGGCTTTTATTTGCTCAATGCTCAACCGGAATCCGTGGATGCATGAAAAGCATTCGGAAATGAAAATATTTGCTCCAACGACTTTGACCATTGGAACATCCGGCTTTGATGATTTCATGGAAATGAATAACCTCTCCTACCTTGCGTCCGCTGATGTGGACGATAAAGAGGTTGCGCAAATCTTTTCAGATGCATTCTTTCCCGGCTGGATCGAAGCTCAGCTCTGGGCATATTTACATGAAGTTAAATATCCGTTGTCAGTTCGCTCTTCCAGTCTTCTCGAAGATGCCCAGTATCAGGCTTACGCTGGGTTATATAGCACATACATGATTTCAAATGATCATCCTGATCTCGAAAAAAGGCTTTCGCAGCTTGTGGATGCAATCAAACTTGTATGGGCATCCACATATTATAAAGCTCCCAAATCATTTTCTCAGCGAGTGAATCAGCGAACTGATGAAGAAAAAATGGCTGTAATTATTCAGAAGGTAGCAGGGCAGCAATATGGTGATTACTTTTTCCCTGCCATTTCAGGTGTAGGTCAGTCCTACAATTATTATCCATTCGGGAAAATGAAGCCGGAACATGGCGTTGCATCAATCGCCTTGGGGATTGGTAAGTCTGTTGTTGATGGTGAGCAATGCTTAAGATTTTCTCCGCGCTACCCTAAAGTTCTACCGCAATGTCCGACAATTGCTGACTCTCTGAAAAATGCGCAAACTACATTTTATGGCCTTAAAATGGATGGCAGTGAAATAAGGACTTTGCATGATGGTGCTAATCTAGAGAAGCTGAATATCGCAGATTTTGAAGAGATCCCGCCTGTTCAGATGCTTGCATCAACTTACGATGTGCAGGAAGGACGCATCAGAGATACAGCCTCTGTACCGGGGCCGAAGGTAATCTTGTTCGCGCCAGTGCTAAAACACAAATCCATTCCGCTTTCGTCCGTTTTGAAGGATGTTCTCCTGCTTGCCGAAAACGGTATGGGCGGACCTGTTGAAATCGAATTTTGCGTTAATATGTATGATGATGGGCGTAAGCCTGAATTTAACCTGCTGCAAGTCCGGCCCATGAGTGCGCGAGCAGATTTGAATCATGTGAATATCACTGATGATGATTTGAAACGGGCTGTTTGCATTTCAAGCCATGCCCTTGGTAATTCTGAGAAGAATGATGTTGAGGATGTCCTTATAGTAAGGCCGGATGTTTTTGATATAGCAAAGTCCCGGGAAATAGCGCTTGAGATAGCTAAATTTAATGGCAAGCTGATGAAGAATGACCGCAAATATCTTTTAGCTGGACCGGGGCGCTGGGGTTCTGCTGATCATTGGCTTGGAATTCCAGTTGAGTGGCCCGACATTTCTGGCGTTTCAGCCATAGTCGAAACTTCGGTTGAAAGTCTAAAGGTTGAGCCTTCTCAGGGGTCACACTTTTTCCATAATATAACGACACTTGGTATCAACTATTTCATGGTGTCGGATAAAGCCGACAACAAAATGGATTGGGAATGGTTTTCCGAGCAGCCTGTCGTGGAAGAGGGAGAGTATGTGAATCACATAAGATTACCGGCTCCTTTAGGTATTAAAGTAGACGGTAGAAGTTCGCAGGGAGTTGTTCTGCCGGTAAAGGGGAGCAGTGAATATTGCTTGCTGAAAGATTGTGAATAG
- a CDS encoding type I restriction enzyme HsdR N-terminal domain-containing protein: MHEVSMGGTLRDYLSGEEMDETTYEEFRQVLAKLLVEEHGYPKESLKAKVDLCFDIDGAEMCRMIDLVISDTAGLPILLVMFCAGDVGSYEREAVCAGKLFQGGPVPYVVITDSMDAFLLDAISGKTIAHGMRSIPDYKDLLHMVADYKREPLPAERRTKIERIFYTYTGFLQGTCCSDSCSLPPINKIELKRMPKTENRLKMKK, from the coding sequence ATGCACGAAGTTAGCATGGGCGGAACTCTAAGAGATTACCTGAGCGGCGAAGAAATGGATGAAACTACGTATGAAGAATTTCGTCAGGTTTTAGCTAAGCTTCTTGTGGAAGAACACGGTTATCCTAAAGAATCACTAAAGGCGAAAGTTGATCTTTGTTTTGATATTGATGGTGCAGAAATGTGCCGTATGATCGACCTGGTCATTTCCGATACGGCGGGTCTTCCCATTCTTCTCGTTATGTTCTGTGCTGGCGATGTGGGAAGTTATGAGCGCGAAGCGGTATGCGCAGGTAAGCTTTTTCAGGGTGGCCCCGTTCCATATGTTGTTATTACTGATTCTATGGATGCGTTTCTGCTTGATGCTATTTCAGGAAAGACTATTGCTCATGGAATGAGATCTATTCCCGATTATAAGGATCTTCTTCATATGGTAGCGGATTATAAAAGAGAACCACTGCCTGCTGAACGACGAACTAAGATAGAACGTATTTTCTACACATATACGGGTTTTTTGCAGGGCACATGTTGCAGCGATTCCTGCTCCTTGCCTCCTATTAATAAGATAGAGCTAAAAAGAATGCCTAAGACTGAAAATAGATTGAAAATGAAAAAATAG
- a CDS encoding sodium:solute symporter family protein, with the protein MVTKIVIITIYLAVIFYLGFKGWQSTKKSTDYMLAGRQMNPFIMAMSYGATFVSTSAIIGFGGAAGLFGFPLLWLTLATIVVGVFIAMVFFGKRTRRMGLALESHTFPELLGRRYDSRFIQGFAGGIIFLFIPIYAAAVLIGISRMMEISFGIPYGTALIIISLILAVYVITGGMKAVMYTDAFQGLIMAVMMIILLIGTYVMLGGVTEAHQTLTDMMNLMPEKLQKGGMIGWTQGARFGTPLWLVIYTTIVYGVGVGVLAQPQLAVRFMTVPSDRELNRAVLYGGIFIPLMTGVAFTVGALSNAVFYKSLGKISIAVAGGNMDKIIPMYIEQMMPSWFSSLFLLAMLAAGMSTLSSQYHVGGTALGRDFFERFVKVSSEKSVKITRIGVAITLLAAIAWAWVLPPSIIARATAFFFGLCAASFLPIYVLGLYWKGMTKLAAKISLVGGFSASMFWLLFVHAKEAKVIGLCKILTGQDTLVTNATKGSWVWLLQWVDPNVVALPVSLLLAIGVAFVTAKMDKEHLKLCWSNI; encoded by the coding sequence ATGGTTACTAAAATTGTCATTATCACCATTTACCTCGCAGTAATTTTCTACCTTGGTTTTAAGGGATGGCAGTCCACCAAGAAATCCACCGACTACATGCTTGCTGGCAGGCAGATGAACCCATTCATCATGGCAATGTCATACGGTGCAACTTTCGTATCTACTTCAGCGATCATCGGTTTCGGCGGCGCAGCCGGACTTTTCGGCTTCCCACTTCTATGGCTCACCCTTGCCACAATCGTAGTCGGTGTTTTCATCGCAATGGTTTTCTTTGGAAAAAGAACCAGGCGCATGGGACTAGCACTAGAAAGTCATACCTTCCCCGAGCTTCTCGGCAGACGTTATGATTCTAGATTCATTCAGGGTTTTGCGGGCGGAATCATATTCCTGTTCATCCCAATCTATGCGGCAGCAGTTCTTATCGGAATTTCTCGCATGATGGAAATTTCTTTCGGTATTCCTTACGGTACAGCTCTAATCATCATTAGTTTGATTCTCGCGGTTTACGTTATAACAGGCGGCATGAAAGCTGTTATGTATACCGATGCATTTCAGGGATTGATCATGGCAGTCATGATGATAATCCTCCTTATAGGTACATACGTAATGCTTGGAGGCGTAACAGAAGCTCATCAGACCTTAACGGACATGATGAATCTAATGCCGGAAAAACTCCAAAAAGGTGGAATGATAGGCTGGACGCAAGGAGCACGTTTCGGAACTCCTCTCTGGCTCGTCATATACACAACCATCGTTTACGGTGTTGGTGTCGGGGTTCTCGCTCAGCCACAGCTAGCAGTTAGATTCATGACAGTACCTTCAGACCGCGAACTTAACCGCGCCGTTCTATATGGTGGAATATTCATCCCGCTCATGACTGGTGTAGCTTTCACAGTCGGTGCGCTTTCTAACGCTGTTTTCTATAAGTCACTCGGTAAGATATCCATCGCAGTAGCTGGCGGAAACATGGATAAGATTATCCCCATGTACATTGAGCAGATGATGCCTTCATGGTTCTCATCTCTATTCCTCTTAGCAATGCTCGCAGCTGGTATGTCCACCCTATCTTCACAGTACCATGTAGGTGGAACTGCTCTAGGCAGAGACTTCTTCGAAAGATTCGTAAAAGTTTCCAGCGAAAAATCAGTTAAGATCACCCGCATAGGTGTAGCAATAACACTTCTTGCAGCCATTGCATGGGCATGGGTTCTTCCTCCGTCCATCATAGCGCGCGCAACGGCATTCTTCTTCGGACTATGTGCCGCGTCATTCCTTCCCATCTACGTTCTCGGACTGTACTGGAAAGGCATGACAAAGCTAGCTGCTAAAATTTCGCTGGTCGGCGGATTCAGTGCTTCCATGTTCTGGCTCCTCTTCGTTCATGCGAAGGAAGCAAAGGTCATCGGGCTTTGTAAAATTCTTACAGGTCAGGATACACTCGTTACCAACGCGACCAAAGGATCATGGGTATGGTTACTACAGTGGGTTGACCCGAACGTAGTGGCTCTGCCAGTATCCCTTTTACTTGCAATCGGAGTTGCGTTTGTAACAGCTAAAATGGACAAAGAGCATCTCAAACTGTGCTGGTCTAACATTTAA
- a CDS encoding symporter small accessory protein, translating into MMLGLGSVEIAMVFWLCLFASLGCVAYGILNWNKKGKPDATAVTIDVKKGDK; encoded by the coding sequence ATGATGTTAGGCTTAGGAAGCGTTGAGATCGCAATGGTCTTCTGGTTGTGCCTATTTGCTTCACTTGGATGTGTTGCTTACGGCATTCTCAACTGGAACAAAAAAGGTAAACCAGATGCAACGGCAGTAACTATTGATGTCAAGAAAGGAGACAAATAG
- a CDS encoding MarR family winged helix-turn-helix transcriptional regulator: MEAILSEIIDEVHEKAGMRTSQIRLANTLLELGQTTVPDIAYTMKASRQFVQTVVNELKKKDIIKFLDNPRHKRSKLVKLTDNGQNILNQVRKNEEAIILRILPDIDATRVKSAYELLASIRRKITPEDT; this comes from the coding sequence ATGGAAGCTATATTATCAGAAATAATAGATGAAGTTCATGAAAAAGCGGGAATGCGCACCTCTCAAATCAGACTGGCAAACACTCTACTAGAACTTGGGCAGACAACTGTCCCAGACATTGCTTATACTATGAAGGCTTCACGCCAATTCGTACAGACTGTAGTCAATGAACTGAAAAAAAAAGACATAATAAAATTCTTAGATAATCCACGTCACAAACGGTCCAAACTAGTTAAACTAACAGACAATGGTCAAAACATTCTGAATCAGGTTCGCAAAAATGAAGAAGCCATAATCCTACGAATATTACCTGATATAGATGCGACCAGAGTCAAGTCTGCCTATGAATTGCTCGCTAGCATTCGGAGAAAAATAACACCAGAAGACACATGA
- a CDS encoding methyltransferase family protein, producing MPPSVFLSCLAISIFLELLFPWPIIVGNELTLFIIGIIILAMGITFMMWGHGRFRSLGVNVPTNMPVSRLVTDGAHKYSRNPMYIGLISIILGLGVAVDSVWILISVLPMTLYISYYVIPKEEAYLVRTFGEDYKKYRNNVRKWL from the coding sequence ATGCCACCATCTGTTTTCCTCAGTTGTTTAGCAATTAGCATCTTCCTTGAGCTACTTTTTCCATGGCCAATTATCGTTGGAAACGAATTAACACTATTCATCATAGGAATAATTATCCTCGCAATGGGTATTACCTTCATGATGTGGGGACATGGACGCTTTCGGTCACTGGGTGTTAACGTGCCTACGAACATGCCAGTATCACGACTGGTAACAGACGGAGCGCATAAATACAGTCGCAACCCTATGTACATAGGCTTAATTTCGATTATTTTGGGACTGGGGGTTGCAGTAGACAGCGTATGGATACTAATCTCCGTCTTGCCAATGACCTTATATATTTCATACTATGTCATTCCCAAAGAAGAAGCGTATCTTGTCAGAACGTTTGGTGAAGATTATAAAAAATATCGCAACAACGTACGGAAATGGCTTTAA